One window from the genome of Treponema sp. OMZ 838 encodes:
- the rnc gene encoding ribonuclease III: MFPFIHVLEKHRKQELLTFQKKAGCKFKNIGLLDIAFCHRSFSNEHSDSPINNERLEFLGDSVLGMIVATELYLAHPDKPEGDLAKIKAAVVSEDSLFPIALNLNIDTYLMLGHGEEVSGGRKKKALLADAVEALIGALYLDSGFKAAQQFVLKIIEPQMQLVEQNKHRYRDYKSLLQEYVQKKYRIIPKYVLVETSGPDHDRVFQVKVVIKEKEYEPALGKSKKEAEQAAAEAAWKALCL, encoded by the coding sequence TTGTTTCCTTTTATCCATGTTTTAGAAAAACATCGGAAGCAAGAACTGCTTACTTTTCAAAAAAAAGCAGGATGTAAATTTAAAAATATTGGCTTATTGGATATAGCCTTTTGTCATCGTTCATTTTCTAATGAACACAGCGATTCTCCTATCAATAATGAGCGGCTTGAGTTTTTGGGTGATTCCGTACTTGGTATGATTGTTGCAACAGAGTTGTATCTTGCTCATCCAGATAAACCTGAAGGCGATCTTGCAAAAATTAAAGCTGCGGTTGTTTCCGAAGACTCTCTTTTTCCCATTGCACTGAATCTCAATATCGATACATATCTAATGCTGGGGCACGGTGAAGAAGTGTCGGGCGGTAGGAAGAAAAAAGCCCTGCTCGCCGATGCGGTGGAGGCACTTATCGGTGCACTCTACTTAGATTCGGGATTCAAGGCTGCTCAACAGTTCGTATTAAAAATTATTGAACCGCAGATGCAGTTGGTCGAACAAAATAAACATCGATATCGGGATTATAAATCCTTGCTGCAAGAATATGTGCAAAAAAAATATCGCATTATCCCTAAATATGTGCTGGTAGAGACATCGGGGCCGGATCATGACAGAGTTTTTCAAGTAAAAGTTGTCATTAAAGAGAAGGAATATGAACCTGCTTTAGGGAAAAGCAAAAAGGAAGCGGAACAAGCTGCCGCGGAGGCTGCTTGGAAAGCCTTGTGTCTGTAA
- the selB gene encoding selenocysteine-specific translation elongation factor produces the protein MAYILGTAGHVDHGKTALVKCLTGVETSHIPEEKKRGMTIELGFAALEDPVHGTVGIVDVPGHERFIRNMVAGTWGLDAAMLIVAADDGWMQMSSDHLRVLKAMHINSILLVITKSDLADPDMIELIRGDANRHCREILGRELPSVAVSAHTGAGIDELKKKITELLSTVRTAPLDKPFLYIDRAFTLKGIGITVTGTLRGKSIAVGDQLALYPGGTECKIKNIQNHHADVSSSESGMRTALNLKISEKEKVARGMLLAGLGESPVLQGSELLVRVDEYFNKQETGAGIKNHIELELATGSTNAIGAIHFNKTDPTLARVSLQEPIAGRWNQPAVLIRHGGSSILASCRILAAFDSYRAAVFKQFFSVYAGRELPSWKSCGFFITGFIEKDRAEPKELSADAKDVTACGKQLIFTKKLAEWEAKILETAKKSQAGFAAEEIDTAVPVKVRQEILKKLCAENKLVSEGSVYKLAGSGDTLSKTAQQLLQLALKAGFDGIEIDKIQLPQVRKDARDLVKLGKLVVLENFLHYHREIYDKAVAAILKGKKAGDIITIADARTATNLSRKYVIPLLNILEKNGKVKRQENDRIVL, from the coding sequence ATGGCATATATTTTAGGAACCGCCGGACACGTCGATCACGGCAAAACCGCATTGGTAAAATGCTTAACCGGAGTGGAAACCAGCCACATCCCCGAAGAAAAGAAGCGGGGTATGACCATTGAGCTGGGTTTTGCAGCCTTGGAAGATCCCGTACACGGAACGGTCGGCATCGTCGATGTTCCTGGACACGAACGGTTTATCCGTAACATGGTAGCAGGCACGTGGGGACTTGACGCGGCAATGCTGATTGTCGCTGCAGACGACGGATGGATGCAGATGTCGTCGGATCACCTACGGGTACTAAAAGCGATGCATATCAACTCCATCCTGTTGGTCATAACCAAATCAGACTTGGCCGATCCCGATATGATTGAGCTGATACGGGGAGATGCAAATCGGCATTGCCGCGAAATCCTCGGACGGGAATTACCCTCGGTGGCTGTTTCCGCACATACCGGCGCCGGTATCGACGAACTCAAGAAAAAAATTACGGAATTATTGAGCACCGTCCGTACCGCTCCGTTGGATAAGCCGTTCCTGTATATCGACCGCGCCTTTACGCTGAAAGGAATCGGCATCACGGTAACCGGTACGCTCCGCGGTAAAAGCATTGCCGTCGGCGATCAGCTTGCACTCTATCCCGGCGGAACCGAATGCAAGATTAAAAACATTCAAAATCACCACGCCGACGTATCTTCTTCCGAATCGGGAATGCGGACGGCGCTCAACCTGAAAATATCCGAAAAGGAAAAGGTAGCGCGCGGTATGCTGCTTGCAGGCCTTGGCGAAAGCCCCGTACTGCAAGGCTCCGAGCTGCTTGTCCGCGTCGATGAATATTTTAACAAACAGGAAACCGGCGCCGGTATCAAAAATCATATCGAACTGGAACTTGCCACCGGCAGTACCAATGCCATCGGCGCGATTCACTTTAACAAAACAGATCCCACGCTGGCGCGGGTGTCCTTGCAGGAACCTATCGCCGGACGATGGAACCAACCGGCCGTCCTTATCAGGCATGGCGGAAGTTCCATTCTTGCCTCATGCAGAATACTTGCAGCCTTTGACTCCTACCGCGCGGCAGTCTTTAAACAGTTTTTTTCGGTGTATGCCGGACGGGAATTACCGTCGTGGAAAAGCTGCGGCTTTTTTATCACCGGCTTTATAGAAAAAGACCGTGCGGAACCGAAGGAGCTTTCGGCTGACGCAAAAGATGTTACGGCCTGCGGCAAACAGCTCATCTTTACCAAAAAACTTGCCGAATGGGAAGCAAAGATTTTAGAGACCGCAAAGAAAAGTCAGGCAGGTTTTGCGGCAGAGGAAATCGATACGGCTGTGCCGGTAAAGGTGCGGCAGGAAATCCTGAAAAAACTGTGCGCGGAAAACAAACTTGTCAGTGAAGGCAGTGTGTACAAGCTGGCAGGCAGCGGAGATACCTTGTCGAAAACGGCACAGCAGCTGTTACAGTTGGCACTTAAAGCAGGGTTCGACGGTATCGAAATAGATAAAATCCAGCTGCCGCAGGTGCGGAAAGACGCCCGCGATTTGGTAAAGCTCGGTAAGCTCGTCGTATTGGAAAATTTTTTGCACTACCACCGCGAGATATACGACAAAGCGGTTGCCGCTATCTTAAAAGGGAAAAAAGCAGGCGACATCATAACCATTGCAGATGCCCGTACCGCGACCAATCTTTCGCGCAAGTATGTTATCCCCCTACTCAATATTCTGGAAAAAAACGGCAAGGTAAAACGGCAGGAGAACGATAGAATTGTCTTGTAG
- a CDS encoding MATE family efflux transporter — translation MKTFLKQSTEARRELILTANPIKTLLILSLPSLLMNTVQAMMPFTDGLFINNLTGYAVTGAVTFSQPIISMVLGLSQGLSVAAMAIIGQLNGKGAIEEGKRVAAQIFLFAVILGIISAPLLLIISVTISNGLKSDIAPYVRQYIAWYSIVLPFSFLESVYNGIKNANGKPEAAFTRMTILFIMKVVGNFLFLYVLRLEILGCVLASLLANATITVWMVYELFIHKSPDKLDVKNFKFDSKIIKEVLKVGFPAMFNYSFLYLGFFLINKEIEKYGAIVVAAQGIASNINALCFNLPAAFSAAITTMVSMHIGAGYPQKAKRDCLLGCITSIIIAVIMISIMIPLSPYLTVLFRREPEIIGIANNALNIYTYSIIGFGICMTIQGAFIGLGKTKMPLVLGVLRIWLLRYIFVLATEHILQYYAIFWGNLFSNITTALIATVLILRTKWVSALTITTEEKE, via the coding sequence ATGAAGACATTCCTGAAGCAATCGACGGAAGCGCGGCGCGAACTCATCCTGACCGCCAACCCTATTAAAACATTGCTTATTCTCTCTCTCCCATCACTGCTGATGAATACCGTGCAGGCGATGATGCCGTTTACCGATGGGCTTTTTATCAATAACCTCACCGGCTATGCAGTAACGGGGGCAGTAACCTTTTCCCAGCCAATTATTTCGATGGTATTGGGTTTATCACAAGGGTTAAGTGTTGCCGCGATGGCAATTATCGGACAGCTGAATGGGAAAGGTGCAATCGAAGAAGGGAAAAGGGTTGCAGCGCAGATATTTTTATTTGCGGTCATACTCGGTATCATCAGCGCGCCGCTGCTTCTGATCATCAGTGTGACGATTTCAAACGGATTGAAGAGCGATATTGCGCCGTATGTCCGTCAGTACATCGCATGGTACAGCATCGTCTTACCGTTCAGCTTTTTGGAGTCCGTATACAACGGTATTAAAAACGCGAATGGAAAACCCGAAGCGGCTTTTACCCGAATGACCATCCTCTTTATCATGAAGGTTGTCGGGAATTTTCTCTTTCTCTACGTATTGCGGCTCGAAATTCTCGGCTGCGTACTCGCCTCTCTTTTGGCAAACGCAACAATCACAGTCTGGATGGTATACGAATTGTTCATCCACAAAAGTCCGGACAAGCTCGATGTCAAAAACTTCAAGTTCGATTCAAAGATCATCAAAGAGGTTCTGAAAGTCGGTTTTCCGGCAATGTTCAACTATTCTTTTTTGTACTTAGGCTTTTTTCTTATCAATAAAGAAATTGAAAAATATGGCGCCATCGTCGTCGCAGCACAAGGAATCGCGAGCAATATCAATGCGCTGTGCTTCAACCTGCCTGCCGCTTTTAGCGCGGCAATTACGACGATGGTCAGTATGCACATCGGTGCAGGATATCCGCAAAAGGCAAAACGGGATTGTCTCCTCGGCTGCATCACCAGCATCATTATCGCCGTTATAATGATTTCGATTATGATTCCGCTTTCACCTTATCTGACTGTCTTATTCAGGCGGGAGCCGGAAATTATCGGTATTGCAAACAATGCGCTCAACATCTATACCTATTCGATTATCGGCTTCGGTATTTGTATGACCATTCAAGGCGCGTTTATTGGACTCGGCAAAACGAAGATGCCGCTTGTGCTCGGTGTGCTCCGTATATGGCTGCTGCGTTACATCTTTGTATTGGCAACGGAACACATCCTGCAATACTACGCTATTTTTTGGGGAAATCTCTTTTCAAACATAACAACCGCGCTTATCGCAACCGTCCTCATTTTGCGGACAAAATGGGTGTCAGCACTCACCATCACCACTGAAGAAAAGGAGTAA
- the selA gene encoding L-seryl-tRNA(Sec) selenium transferase, with product MHGSLAQIPQVEKLLSHHDLSGCIEKLGRPIVASIVSEYIKQIRAEALKGAAVPSFDACIADIRQRCTKHIRKRISKIINATGIILHTNLGRSPLPHGIWDAAKEAAQSYSAIEMDLEDGKRGQRFPFAVEAMSTLVRAEAALMLNNNAAAVFLLLKALAGGKEVIVARGQQVQIGGGFRIPDILREAGCTLVEVGTTNITTLEDITAAVTEQTAMVLWVHTSNYKIRGFTEQPSLSTIRKALPPEIILAVDQGSGAIALTIQDEPTVPALLKEGADLVCFSGDKVFGGPQCGWITGKKDLIALIGRHPLMRTYRVGRAVAALMEETLVHYLNNGKSTAAEALLLDPAVIKKRSEKIVRKLPPGTACVVPYPFSLGGGSTPDEAFPSWAIMLHTHKPEAVKTALRFCSIPIIAIISEDRLLLHLAAVNPADDAYIIQELQEISKNSPGF from the coding sequence ATGCACGGTTCACTGGCACAGATACCGCAAGTTGAAAAACTTCTGTCGCATCATGACCTTTCCGGCTGCATCGAAAAGCTCGGCAGACCGATTGTAGCCTCTATCGTATCGGAGTATATTAAGCAGATACGGGCTGAGGCTTTAAAAGGAGCCGCCGTTCCGTCTTTTGATGCGTGTATAGCGGACATCCGGCAGCGATGCACGAAGCATATACGGAAGCGGATTTCGAAGATTATCAACGCGACGGGCATTATCCTGCACACCAACCTCGGACGAAGCCCGCTTCCGCACGGTATTTGGGATGCGGCAAAGGAAGCCGCCCAATCCTATTCGGCTATCGAAATGGATTTGGAGGACGGCAAACGGGGGCAGCGGTTTCCCTTTGCCGTCGAAGCGATGAGTACGCTTGTCCGTGCGGAAGCGGCGCTGATGCTGAACAACAATGCCGCCGCCGTGTTTCTGTTACTTAAAGCGCTTGCGGGCGGGAAAGAAGTTATCGTTGCGCGCGGCCAGCAGGTGCAAATAGGCGGCGGCTTCCGCATTCCCGACATTCTGCGGGAGGCAGGCTGTACGCTCGTAGAAGTCGGCACTACCAACATCACCACCCTTGAAGACATTACCGCCGCCGTTACCGAACAGACGGCAATGGTACTGTGGGTGCATACCTCAAACTATAAAATCCGCGGCTTTACGGAGCAGCCATCCCTGAGCACCATCCGCAAGGCCTTACCGCCTGAGATAATCCTTGCGGTAGATCAAGGGTCAGGCGCTATTGCGCTTACCATACAAGATGAGCCGACCGTACCGGCCTTATTAAAAGAAGGCGCCGACCTCGTGTGTTTTTCGGGAGATAAGGTGTTCGGCGGCCCGCAATGCGGATGGATTACCGGCAAAAAAGATTTAATCGCGCTCATTGGCCGCCATCCGCTGATGCGCACCTATCGGGTAGGCCGCGCCGTTGCCGCCTTAATGGAAGAAACCCTCGTGCATTACTTGAATAACGGAAAGAGCACCGCGGCCGAAGCGTTGCTGCTTGACCCTGCCGTGATAAAAAAACGCAGCGAAAAGATTGTGAGAAAATTGCCGCCCGGAACCGCATGTGTTGTCCCCTACCCTTTCTCGCTCGGCGGCGGCAGCACTCCCGACGAAGCCTTCCCGTCATGGGCAATTATGCTGCACACGCATAAACCGGAAGCGGTAAAGACGGCGCTGCGGTTTTGCAGCATTCCGATTATCGCTATTATTTCGGAGGATAGGCTGCTATTACACCTTGCCGCCGTAAATCCTGCCGATGATGCATATATTATCCAAGAATTACAGGAAATCTCTAAAAACTCGCCCGGCTTTTAG
- a CDS encoding tRNA-dihydrouridine synthase family protein produces MKLILAPLANISHSGLRMLIHTFGDPDEYFTEMIHAPSLLAGGRFEQWYLRANPVPEKLVWQLTSPKAEAFTQAVPVVLQHGGIGVDLNMGCSAPPIVRTGAGVAWMLKPLNTTAEAVRSVKQALEAYSTEQGKSFRLSVKLRLGATIDYACLLRFCTMLIDEGVQLITIHPRLQRQSYARPALHEYTAALAKDLAIPVYGNGDINSAEKLQTAAQHYPCAGWMIGRAAVQMPWIFEAIRRKRAGNSSSIPYRIDLEQTAVSFLHYLETEQPPEFFLTRAQRFFQFYCDNFSFAHYCRTQLLRSQSREEMEHALHTYFEQAPEDKMIQI; encoded by the coding sequence ATGAAGCTCATACTGGCGCCGCTGGCAAATATCAGCCATTCGGGATTGAGGATGCTTATCCACACTTTCGGCGATCCCGACGAATATTTTACCGAGATGATTCATGCGCCGTCGCTGCTTGCGGGCGGGCGGTTTGAACAGTGGTATCTGCGGGCAAACCCCGTGCCGGAAAAGCTGGTGTGGCAGCTTACCTCGCCTAAGGCGGAAGCATTCACACAGGCGGTACCGGTTGTACTGCAGCACGGCGGCATCGGGGTTGACTTAAACATGGGCTGTTCCGCTCCGCCGATTGTACGGACGGGAGCAGGCGTTGCTTGGATGCTCAAGCCGCTTAACACGACAGCCGAAGCGGTGCGCTCGGTTAAACAAGCGCTTGAAGCATATTCTACAGAACAAGGCAAGTCGTTTAGACTGAGCGTAAAGCTGAGGCTCGGAGCTACCATCGATTATGCGTGTCTTTTACGCTTTTGCACGATGCTGATTGATGAAGGCGTGCAGCTTATCACAATCCACCCGCGCCTTCAGCGGCAAAGCTATGCGCGGCCTGCTCTCCACGAATACACGGCTGCGCTTGCAAAGGATTTAGCTATTCCGGTATACGGCAACGGAGACATCAATTCGGCAGAAAAACTGCAAACCGCCGCCCAGCACTATCCTTGCGCGGGGTGGATGATCGGACGCGCAGCGGTACAAATGCCGTGGATTTTTGAAGCAATACGCCGCAAACGTGCCGGCAATTCGAGTTCCATACCATACCGTATCGACCTTGAACAAACGGCAGTATCGTTTCTGCACTACCTCGAAACCGAACAGCCGCCTGAATTCTTCCTTACACGGGCGCAGCGGTTCTTTCAGTTTTATTGCGACAATTTTTCGTTTGCGCATTATTGTAGAACACAACTGCTGCGGTCACAGAGCCGAGAAGAAATGGAGCACGCGCTGCATACCTACTTTGAACAGGCTCCTGAGGATAAAATGATTCAAATTTAA
- the acpP gene encoding acyl carrier protein, whose amino-acid sequence MDELFVQIQKLIADKLEIDADKITLDSSFRQDLGADSLDTYELVYAIEEEMGIKIPDGKVSEFETVRDAYDFIKSQSK is encoded by the coding sequence ATGGACGAATTATTTGTTCAAATTCAAAAGTTGATTGCAGACAAGTTGGAAATTGATGCGGATAAAATTACGCTCGATTCTTCATTCCGCCAAGATCTCGGTGCAGATAGCCTTGATACGTATGAGCTGGTGTATGCAATCGAAGAAGAGATGGGAATCAAGATTCCTGATGGAAAAGTAAGCGAATTCGAAACCGTTAGGGATGCTTACGATTTCATTAAATCTCAGTCGAAGTAA
- a CDS encoding methyl-accepting chemotaxis protein has product MTTVVSKPPKSIFVLNLFIYSGVFIFIFLYALYTKIVPREALFKIFMAPSTLLTACITIVFPIVLYKKTMNIVLNWQTEEGGINKANRALNIYSKLSIVVPIVLSTVTPVVSLLWVGINSTVQFAAAVFASAGCLFFIALFFYVIWIQQLEQYVKFLPLEREHIAMSYTTRGMLVGFFLFLGIIFLCVSPFLASLYNGMTIVGTITHSIIPISLVVLVGALFVTYTLYKGINNEIETIVSFTDKLAVGDFTPSHLELRRRDIFGLLGTRLNVFHKSTVALLTGVKNNTQAMKDAIGVLSVNTAQTADSAHQINTNVEGMKQQTIAQAASVMETSAAVEEIINTIKQLNASIEVQVESVAQSSSSIEQMAANIASITQTLEKTDEAIKRLADATADGKTTIVNSNVVTKKIAEESGGLIEASNVIQNIASQTNLLAMNAAIEAAHAGEAGKGFAVVADEIRKLAEESSAQGKTITMTLKMLGSEITSLSTASKTVEEKFASIFELSEHVKAMSANLMKAMGEQENGNREILGAISNIKTVTSDVKSGSEQMLKDGTHVTGEIRKLDNLTKIITDNMNAMAREAVQINNAVQEVNAITQQNKDTIESLSAEVDKFKV; this is encoded by the coding sequence ATGACTACTGTAGTTTCAAAGCCGCCAAAATCTATTTTTGTCTTGAATCTTTTCATATACAGTGGTGTTTTTATTTTTATTTTCTTATATGCATTGTATACGAAGATAGTCCCCAGAGAGGCACTCTTTAAAATTTTTATGGCGCCATCTACATTGTTGACCGCCTGTATTACAATTGTCTTTCCTATTGTTCTCTATAAAAAAACTATGAATATCGTTCTTAACTGGCAAACGGAAGAAGGTGGTATAAATAAGGCGAATAGAGCGCTGAATATATATTCAAAACTCAGCATTGTGGTTCCGATTGTATTATCAACGGTAACGCCGGTTGTATCGCTACTATGGGTAGGTATAAATTCTACCGTACAGTTTGCTGCAGCGGTTTTTGCATCGGCTGGATGCTTGTTTTTTATCGCACTCTTTTTTTATGTGATCTGGATTCAGCAGCTTGAACAATATGTAAAATTTTTACCGCTTGAAAGAGAACATATTGCTATGTCCTATACGACGCGAGGAATGCTTGTCGGTTTCTTCCTTTTTTTAGGTATCATTTTTCTCTGTGTATCTCCGTTTTTAGCAAGCCTCTATAACGGTATGACGATCGTCGGTACGATAACACATTCAATTATTCCGATATCGTTGGTGGTGTTGGTGGGGGCTCTTTTTGTCACGTATACGCTTTACAAAGGTATTAATAACGAGATCGAAACTATTGTGTCGTTTACCGATAAGTTAGCGGTTGGAGATTTTACTCCGAGTCACTTGGAATTACGGCGCCGCGATATTTTCGGGCTTTTGGGAACAAGATTGAATGTGTTCCATAAAAGCACAGTCGCTTTACTGACCGGTGTCAAAAACAATACCCAAGCAATGAAAGACGCTATCGGAGTGCTTTCCGTGAACACGGCACAAACCGCAGATTCGGCTCATCAAATAAATACCAATGTCGAAGGTATGAAACAACAGACTATCGCACAGGCTGCAAGTGTTATGGAAACATCGGCTGCAGTTGAAGAGATAATCAACACGATAAAACAACTGAATGCGAGTATTGAAGTACAAGTAGAAAGTGTCGCTCAGTCTTCATCATCGATAGAACAAATGGCGGCGAATATCGCTTCTATTACGCAAACGCTGGAAAAAACCGATGAGGCAATCAAACGGCTTGCCGATGCGACTGCGGACGGAAAAACAACGATTGTAAATTCCAATGTCGTAACAAAAAAGATAGCAGAAGAATCAGGCGGATTGATAGAGGCAAGCAATGTTATCCAAAATATTGCAAGTCAAACAAATCTCCTTGCAATGAATGCTGCAATCGAAGCTGCCCATGCCGGAGAAGCGGGCAAGGGATTTGCAGTTGTTGCAGACGAAATACGGAAGTTGGCAGAAGAATCTTCCGCACAAGGTAAAACTATTACGATGACATTGAAAATGCTCGGCTCCGAAATCACGAGTTTATCTACGGCATCAAAAACCGTGGAAGAAAAATTTGCCAGTATTTTCGAACTTTCCGAACATGTAAAAGCAATGAGCGCCAATCTTATGAAAGCAATGGGTGAACAAGAAAACGGTAATCGTGAAATCTTGGGGGCAATCTCGAATATAAAAACAGTAACATCGGATGTCAAAAGCGGGTCTGAACAAATGCTCAAAGATGGAACACACGTTACCGGTGAGATACGGAAACTTGACAACTTAACAAAAATCATCACCGATAATATGAACGCAATGGCGCGCGAAGCTGTTCAGATAAATAATGCCGTACAGGAAGTAAATGCTATTACGCAGCAGAATAAAGACACTATCGAAAGCTTGTCTGCAGAGGTCGATAAGTTTAAGGTATAA
- a CDS encoding YggS family pyridoxal phosphate-dependent enzyme gives MEHIIQENILHIMERIKAACKKAGRDPKEVQLLLATKTVEPERILQAFACGCTLIGENKVQELRDKYEALSAVPHTAHFIGHLQSNKIKEVIQYAQCIQSIDNLDTAQKLEQRLAQEDRNLDILVQVNTSAEESKFGCAPEEAETLIKAIATLPHITIRGFMTIGLFSGEEDKVRACFRCLKQVQKRVAALALPNVSTDILSMGMSGDLEIAIEEGSTMLRIGTAIFGERQYPDTYYWNEQSPS, from the coding sequence ATGGAACATATTATTCAAGAAAACATCCTGCACATTATGGAACGGATTAAGGCTGCCTGTAAAAAAGCAGGGCGCGATCCTAAAGAAGTTCAGCTGTTGCTTGCAACTAAAACCGTCGAGCCGGAGCGGATTCTACAGGCTTTTGCCTGCGGTTGCACTTTAATCGGCGAAAACAAGGTACAGGAGCTGCGCGATAAATATGAGGCGCTTTCCGCAGTGCCGCATACGGCGCATTTTATCGGGCATCTGCAATCGAATAAGATTAAAGAGGTGATTCAGTATGCGCAATGTATCCAATCAATCGATAACCTCGATACGGCACAAAAACTGGAACAGCGGCTTGCGCAAGAAGACCGTAACCTCGACATCTTAGTGCAGGTAAACACCTCGGCAGAGGAAAGCAAATTCGGCTGTGCACCGGAAGAAGCGGAGACTTTGATAAAAGCCATCGCTACCCTGCCCCATATCACTATCCGCGGGTTTATGACTATCGGATTATTCTCTGGGGAAGAAGATAAGGTACGGGCGTGCTTCCGCTGCCTTAAACAGGTGCAAAAGCGCGTTGCAGCACTGGCGCTGCCGAATGTTTCTACGGATATTCTTTCGATGGGGATGTCGGGCGACCTAGAAATCGCCATTGAAGAAGGTTCAACCATGTTGCGCATCGGTACGGCGATATTCGGCGAACGTCAGTACCCCGATACTTACTACTGGAATGAACAAAGTCCTTCATAA
- a CDS encoding HPF/RaiA family ribosome-associated protein yields MNINLQAVKFTLDEDQKTFVHKKFERIKYAEDLIVDVLCTIKFDKKFTYECTINFKGGTAHVSTEDYDFKAGVNKLMDVLDQKVRKEKDKIQAKK; encoded by the coding sequence ATGAACATCAATTTACAGGCGGTAAAATTTACGCTGGACGAAGATCAAAAAACCTTCGTACACAAGAAATTTGAACGGATTAAGTATGCGGAAGATTTAATTGTCGATGTCCTCTGCACGATAAAATTCGACAAAAAGTTCACCTACGAATGTACCATCAATTTTAAGGGCGGAACCGCACACGTTTCCACCGAAGATTATGACTTTAAAGCAGGGGTCAATAAATTGATGGATGTTTTAGATCAAAAAGTACGAAAGGAAAAAGATAAGATACAAGCTAAAAAATAA
- a CDS encoding glycogen-binding domain-containing protein — protein MRNAIRQKAVAVFFFLCILIAAQAAEQTAIDTYTYGELVETIARTDAPLITGKYIIFTAAGSARHVGIAFEHENFQSIHSFQRLYRSDDSTETKKSILFYIMQIPEEMRELRYRLVINGLWSTDPLNPDEIFDYSAGMSLSVLKIPYQKEYRTAVENNGRTRFVYQGESGKRIYLAGTFNNWDPFMYTLEEVMPGRYELYLPLPNGVWYYAYFKDGKQIPDTTNREHVYMADGRTASVISVK, from the coding sequence ATGCGCAATGCAATACGGCAAAAAGCCGTGGCGGTCTTTTTTTTCTTGTGTATACTGATCGCGGCGCAAGCGGCGGAACAAACTGCCATCGACACATACACCTACGGCGAACTTGTTGAAACGATTGCACGGACGGATGCGCCGCTTATCACCGGAAAATATATCATTTTTACGGCAGCAGGATCCGCACGTCATGTCGGTATCGCCTTTGAACACGAAAACTTTCAATCAATTCATTCTTTCCAGCGCTTATATCGAAGTGATGATAGCACCGAGACTAAAAAATCAATCCTCTTCTATATCATGCAGATACCTGAAGAAATGAGAGAGCTGCGCTATCGGCTGGTTATTAACGGTCTTTGGTCTACAGACCCGCTCAATCCCGATGAAATATTCGACTACTCCGCCGGAATGTCTCTTTCGGTTTTAAAGATTCCGTATCAAAAAGAATATAGAACCGCTGTTGAAAACAACGGCAGGACTCGTTTTGTCTATCAAGGAGAATCGGGAAAACGAATATACCTTGCAGGCACGTTCAATAATTGGGATCCCTTTATGTATACCTTGGAAGAAGTGATGCCGGGCAGATACGAATTATATCTTCCGCTGCCGAACGGCGTTTGGTATTACGCATACTTTAAAGACGGAAAGCAGATTCCCGATACGACAAACCGCGAACACGTCTACATGGCCGACGGGAGAACAGCTTCGGTTATTTCCGTTAAATAA
- the rpmF gene encoding 50S ribosomal protein L32: MAVPRAKTSKARTRRRRGINMRLNAPHLVECANCGNLILSHHVCSKCGFYRGHQVVDPDTLN, translated from the coding sequence ATGGCAGTGCCAAGAGCTAAAACGTCAAAAGCACGCACACGCCGCCGTCGAGGAATCAATATGCGGTTAAACGCACCTCATCTTGTGGAGTGTGCAAATTGCGGCAATTTAATTTTATCTCATCATGTATGTTCAAAATGCGGGTTCTACCGCGGACATCAGGTCGTTGATCCGGATACATTAAATTAA